GCACATGGATGAGTACCCGGGGCTGTTGGAGTAACTGGTTTCAACAAACGAAGCTTTCGGCCCACGACACCGTGCTTCAGGTCCAGTTCAACGATTTCGCTTGCATTCCACAGCGCCACAAATGCACGGGTCTCATCTTTGGAGACGCTGAGTGCGACAGGGTATGTCGAGGGGACTGCGTCGTTTTCGGCCAGATCGAACCGCGTAAGAATTGCGCCTGTAGTCGGGTCCATCAGAAGTACGTCGTCCGACAGATTATCGGCTACCAGGAGTTTTTCTGAGCTTGAGGAACCTACCACTGCAATTGCAGCCGGAAACGGTATGCCTTTATCCGCGGTGGTGCCTCCGGTCAGCAGCGTCCTCCGGCCCGCAGCGAGTTGCTGCAGAGGGATCTTGATCATGCGCTCCTGCGAGATTTTGCCCGAGTTGAAGCCATAGACGGCGATACCGCTACCGGTGTCATCTTTCTCGGTGCCGAGGGGATCGGTTTCGGACCCCATGCTTGCGTATATATGTTTACCGTCGCGGCTGAAGGCCAGTCCCGAATAAAGCGTCTGTCTGGCCTTTACCGGGGTTCTGTCGTCCGGGAAGTCTTCTACCACACCGGTCTGAGTGTCCATTACCGCGAGGGACTGTTTGTAACCGGACTCGAAGGTTCCGTAGCCTGCGTTGACGGTGATGACATAACGTTTATCCGGAGAGATGGCCATCGAGAGGGGCAGCCCATTGAGCCTCTGCGGATTGCCGAGTACTGGCTGCAGGATTTCCTTGCTCGTGGGAAGATCGATACTTGTCGAGCCAGATTGTGCTGCCATTGAAGCGGCATTCACGATGAGTGTCACTGCCAGTAATTGAGCAGCATGCTGTCGGGTTGTCATTGTGACAGATTAGCAAGTTCTCTGTTGATCAAGTATTAAAGGCGGTTTCGGCACGAAAGGCTATGTAGAGCCTTTGTCAGGTGCCCAGTCTGTACTTTGGGGACTGCATTAGAATCGTTTTCATGTCTGACACTGCTCTTGCTTATCTCGCTTCCCCCGACGTGTTGGCCCGTGCCCGTAAGATCAAACTGTTTCTGATGGACGTGGATGGCACTCTGACCGATGGCGGCGTCTGTCTGATCTCGACGACTTCTGCTGACGGGTCTGCGGATGCTGTCGTCTCCGAGATGAAGGTCTTCAATGCGCAAGACGGACAAGGGCTGTCGCTTGCCCACACGATGGGGATTCAGACAGGGTTCATCACCGGTCGATCTTCGCCCGCAGTCGCCCGGCGCGCCAAAGAACTGAAGGTCACTTTTGTCTATCTAGGGCAGGCGAAGAAGACCGAGGCGTTCGAGGAGTGCATGCGGAAGGCGGGTGTGACCGAAGAGGAAGTTGCCTATATGGGTGATGATCTGCCGGACATTCCGCTGGCGCAGCGAGCTGGATTGGCTGTGTGCGTGGCCGATGGGGCGCCTGAGTTGAGGGCGATCTGTCACTTTACGACTCGCCGACTTGCTGGACGGGGCACCGCGCGCGAAGTGGTGGAGCTTATCTTGAAGGCGCAGGGACGATGGGACGAGGCAGTGCCACAAGCGCTTGCCTAAGACTTCACAGAAGGCGCGAGGACTACCGATGCCTCACTTGTCAGGAGACGAAACGTAAAGGTCTCCTGGAGGTAGAGCCGAACGACAGCATCGGTGTGACTGAGATAGCCGATAGAGACATCCTGCCCGATGTTGAGCTCGAAGTCGCCGCCGCGCGTGGTTAGCACAAAGGCTCCCTCTATAGCAGGTGCCCAGATGATATTGCCGTCGACGAGACGCTTGACGTGTTCGAGAACGGGATGCCCATAGTCGCGTGTCTTCGCGAGCTCTGTATACGCGTTGGCGCCAAGCAGGATGCTTTAGTTGCTCGCTGGTCTATGAAAAAGCCAGGGCGAACTAGCCCTTCGTTTTCGATGGTGCGAACCGATGGTGATCGGTTTTGCTGAAGTGCTCTCCTAGAGTTTACGGTACCGTCCAGCTGAGTTTCTGGTGAGAAGGAGAGGACAGTGGATCGAATTGACTGCTACATGAGGCTGTGAAGCAGAGGGAATCTCCGAGATGCTAAGTTGTCGTGATAGGCACATGCCGCCGGGACGATGTGATGTCAGTGCAAAGGACTGTGCAGTGAAGTGATCAAGCCGCCTGTGGAACGTGTGGTGCGAGGCCTTTTGCGAGGTTGTAATCTCTAAAGATTTCGCGCGTTCATCTCGCCGGCAAGATACTCTGAGGCGCGCATCGAGAGTGCCAGGATGGTCATCGTTGGGTTTTGCCAACCGGCACTTACGAAGCTCGCTCCATCAACGACGAATAGATTCTTATGATCGTGGCTCTGGCACCACTTATTCAGCACGCTCTTCTTCGGATCATCGCCCATGCGACAGGTTCCGACTTCATGGATACTGTACCCCGGTGGATTGGGAACGGTATTTTTCGAAAGCACTTCGAATCCAGCCGCATCCGCCACTGAGCAGCCAACTTCGACCGCATCCTTCGCCATGTCGAACTCGTTGTCGGTGTACCTGGTCTCGATACGAAGCACAGGAATACCCCACGCGTCCACCTTCTCCTTATCGATGCGGACGTGGTTCTCGTAACGCCCGAGTACCTCTCCCATCACGGTGATGTAAAAGGCGCTTCCGTTGTAATCGTGCAGCTTCTGCTGCAACTCCGCGCCATACGCCGCGAAGTTGCGTGGGTCTACCCCACCCATACGGCTGGTTATATTCAGCGCGTAGCCACGCAAGAACTTGTCATACTTCGTTGTAATGTTGCGGAAGCGCGGCACGATTGCTGAGCCACCCATCAACTGTGCTGTTGCCTTGCCATTGCGCGCCTCAGGCACCGAACAGGTGACGCCCGGTCCGTAGATCTGGTCCATCAGGTAGTGCCCCATAACGCCGCTCGAGTTGGCGAGATTTGAGTTTAACAGCAGGCGAGTACTCTCAAGCGTTCCCGCGGCCAACACAACTACGCGGGCTTTCACATGCATCTCCCGGCGCGAGAGCCTATCAATGAAGTTGCACCCATTCGCTAGGCCAGTGTTCTTGTCGACTGTAATCTGCCGAACTACGGCATTAGCAATTGAGGTCAGTTTGCCAGTTTGTTCCGCATCCGGCAGCAGAAGATTCACCGAACTCGCCAAGCCATCGCGGCCTTGCGCGCGGCGCTGCTTGCAGACTGGCATGTTGTACGCCTGCGAAGCTTTGATAAACCGCTGCATCGACTCGGACCACCCATCATCGACAGGAACGAAGTTGCCATTTGGCATCTGCGGTGGACCGTCCTGTGCGCCCGCCACCTGGAAGATATCTTCTACGCGTGAATAGTACGGCGCCAGGTCGGCAAGATTGATAGGCCAGTCTTCGCCGAAACCATCATGCGACTTGCCCTTGAACTCGTAGTCACTCAATCGGAAGGACTGACGCGACCAGAAGAGCGAGCGACCGCCGAACAGGCGTACGCGTACCCAGTTGTACGGATTCGCGGGATCGAAGGTGTATGGAACCTCTTCTTCGTCTACCCAGACGTTCGCGTTGAATTCGTTCGCCTGGAAGACATGCTCCAACCGCCCGGGTGGTTTGAAGCCGCGATACGGCAGATCGTACGCGGGCTTGCGCTGTGCATCTCTGGCTACGTCGGCTACCGGACCCGCGTTCAGCATCAGGCATCGAATGCCCTTCTCGGTCAGGATCTTGGCAGCCATGCCGCCGGCGTGACCCGACCCAATAATTAATACATCGAAGGTTGTGTCTGTCATTGTTTTTATCTGGGGAGTCGCTTACTTCTAACGCGGGTAGGAAGGCATGGAGTGCGCGGCCTTGGGTACAGCCATCACATGCGGAGGCAGGTGCGTGGAGGTTGCGCCGAGGCCGGCCATATCTGGCTCGATCGGAGACCAGTAGAGTCCGCCCGTTACCCAGTCCTGGCCGGCAGCCGCCCCGGCATCGTCCCAGACCTTTGAGTTCATCGTCGCAGTCCGGATGTCTTCATGAGCGATGTTGATGAAGTCCGCGTGCAGTTCGGTGGGTGGATGGTCCGTCATCCAGGTGCGCAGCCACGGCTTGATGAGCGCATCCGCCTGGGTTGTGTTCAACTGCGCGAACGGCTGCTTGTACTCGCTCTTTGCTTGTGCGTTGAGCCAATCCAATCCACCGCTGTATACCTTTCGGCGCGCCTCGGGTGATTTCCCGATCAGGAAGTCGAGGAACATGGGGGTTCCCGCCTGGATCGCGCCTGGCTTACTGCCGAGAGGTGGCAGAAGTAAGTCACATAGCCGCGTGAAAGTAGCAAGTTGAACAGGAGTAAAAAACTTCGCCTCCATCTCCGCGATCCCATCGGGGGCTTCAGTGACCGGCAGCGGCGTCTTGGGATTCAGTCCCAGTGTCCACGCTACAGGAGCCGGTGGCGGCGGCTCGGGGTTCGCTTTCTGCTGAGCTAGCAGTGCCTTCGGAAGAAATCCTACCGAGATGACAGCGCGAACGAATTCACGACGCAGCATAACTCTCCTTTTGCTTACACAAAGATTACACTCCAACTTCTTCTGGCGTCCAACACGTGCAGCGGCAGGTGAGCTTGAGCGAATGAACTCGTGAGTCATCTCTGGCTTTCGTGCGAACAGGCACGGCGAGTTGGAATTTGTCAGGTCGTAGCCCGAGCATGCGAGGTGTTCGCTTTGCCGTGATACCAGATGAAGCTGGCAGAGTCGTCAGCGTGAGTGGGACGACGACCATACGGTTATAAAGCCCGGGCGGACGCACGAGATTTAGGGAGGATGCTGGGGGCACAACTGCGCGGGCTTATCAGTCCGGCTTATCCGCATCATCCTCAAATCGCCATGTGTCCTCATCACGGGTCTTATGTTTCGGCCAGAACTTAAATCAACGTACTAACTCGATTTTTATCGATTACTTTAAACACTATCGCTGACTGCTTGGCGTGATGCGGTGTAGCCGAACTCGATCAAGAGTTGCGGCTGCAGCTAGAACGGCCTCATCGGCGTAGGCGCGTGCGGTGAGTTGGATGGCTATGGGGAGATTTTCTGGGGAGCGGGCGATGGGGACTACAGCGGATGGGGAGCCTAAGAGGTTGGACCACTGGGTGTAGCGCATGGCGTCGAGGTAGGCGAGCTGGGCCGGTGCGCCTGCGTGGGCGGAAGCGCCTGCGTGCTCTAGGGTCCACTGGCGTTCGCCGTGGCGGAAGGCGGGGATGGAGCAGACGGGGCTGAGAAGGATGGGGAAGGCGCGCATCTCTTCGAGGAGCAAGGAGCGGATGGGGTCGATCGCGGCCCAGGTTTGGAGGAGTTCGTTCGCGGTGGGCGGTGGGAGGGTGTGGGCTATGTCGAGGAAGTCAAGGAAGGTCGGGCTGAGGAGAGAGTGTTGGTCTGGCTTATGGGGTTCGAGGAGCATGGCGCCGCAGCGGACGAAGAGGGTGTACCAGAGCTGACGGGCGGCTTCGAGCGCCTTGGGCCGGAAGGGTTCGACGCGGAAGCCCTGGCGGCGCAGGGATTCGGCTGCGGTGAGGACGGCCTGGCGGGTCTCGGGGGTGACGGGGGCGATGCCATCGTCCTCAAAGTAGCCGATGGGGATTCGTTTTACGTCGTCGAGGGAGACGGGGCGGTAGGGGACGGGGGCGGCGATGGGGTCAGTATCGAGCGCTCCGGAGACGACGCGGAAGAGCAGGGAGACGTCGGCGATGGTGCGGGCCATGGGGCCGATGGTTCCTAGTAGCGAGAAGGGGCCGGCGCAGGGCGGGAGGTGTCCCGCGGCGGGGATGCGGCCGGGGGTTGGCTTGAGGGCGCAGATGCCGGTGAAGTGGGCGGGGGTGCGGACGGAGCCTCCGCCGTCGCTGCCGAGGCCACCGGCGGAGAGGCCGGCGGCGATGGCGGCGGCTTCGCCGCCACTGGAGCCTCCGGCGGTGCGGGTGAGGTCCCAGGGGTTGTTGGTGCGGCCGTAGAGGCGGTTGTCGGTCTCATAGGCCATGAGGAACTCGGGGCAGTTGGTGGTGCCGAGGATGATGGCCCCGGCGGCGCGGAGGCGTTTGACGGCCTCGGCGTCATGGGCCGGGACGTGGCCCTGGTGGAGGAGGCTGCCGGTCTCGCAGCGGTGGCCGGCGACCGAGATGGAGGCTTTGATGGTGAGGGGGAGGCCGTGGAGGGGGCCTCGGTCTCCTGTGGCGTTGTCGAGGGAGCGGGCTTGTTTGCGGATGCGGTCAGGATCGAAGTCGATGAGGGCGTTGAGCTGGGGGTTGAGCTGCTCGATGCGGATGATGTGCTCTTCGGCCAGCTCCAGGGCGGAGATCTTGCGCGTGGCGAGGAGGGCGAGGAGATCGACTGCGGGCTGGGTTAGGAGATCGGACATCTCTTTGGGTTATACCGGATGTTTCTTGCGGGAGAGGAAGTCAAGGGTAAGTGGTAGCTTTGGTATGACCAATTTGTTGTGGAAATTAGAGAGCTTTGGGTTTTTGTGGTGATTTGTGGTGGATTTTAGGGGGATGTCACGGTTTTTTGCATTGATTGGTTGGGGTTTTGCCGGGTTTTGCGGTTGATGAGTGTCGTTGCAAAGTGTGGTGGTTTGTGTGGTGCTAGATGGTCTCGTGATGGTTCTTTGTGTGGCTGCTAGGTGCAGATTTTCGTAACCGACCTGCGGCGGGGTGGAGTGAAGGTGACGGCGGGTTTTTCGCTGTGCTGCTCATAAGGAAGTTGTGATGACGCGGGTTGGATAACGGCAAGCGCAACAATGACGATACCGGCGAGTGCAGCCGCGACATGCAAGTGCAAATACAGGGGTCCTTCGCTGCGCTCAGGATGACGACTCAAACAAGAGCAGCAACGGCAGCAAAACAACAAAGCAGCAACAGCAGCAGTGACGGCAGTGAAAGTGCAACAGCAATTGCAATTGCAACAGCAACAGCAAAGACAAATGCGGGGGTTCTTCGCTTCGCTCAGAATGACAGCGTAAAACTAGCAACAGCAACAGCAACGGCAAATGCAGATTCCCTTCGGGAATGACAAGCGAAAAGGATTCGTTTCGGGGGTGACGAAAGCAGGTTCCCCATTCGACTTCGCTCAGGGCAGGCTCTTCGGGAAGGACAAAAAGGAGAGGCAAGAGCAGCAGCGTAATGGTGGTAGATGCGAAATGCCGGAGTTTTAGAACAGGCGCGAACAGGCGAGGCTTATTGTGGGTTGGTTTCGGGTGGGGTGGAGGCTTGGGGTTGGTAGTGGAACTGGTAGGGGCGGGTGGGGGAGCCTGATTCGTAGCGGGTGTTGTAGTTGAGCTGGTAGGCGGTGTAGGCGGTGTGGGCGGGGTCGTCGGGGTAGTGTTCGGTGGCGGGGTAGGGGTAGGCGCTCATGCCGTGGAAGGGGAGTGAGCCGACGGCGAAGGGGGTGGCTTCGTAGAAGTCCATGTCCTTGACGAAGCCGTTGGCGTAGAAGAAGAAGTCGCGGGTCCAGCCGGTGGGGAGCGGAGGGAGCGGGGCGGCGCTGAACTCTAGGTCCATGTCCTCTCCGGTGCCGAAGATGACGAACTGGTCGTCGATGGCGTGGAGGAGTGGGGTGACGTCGCCGTAGCGGGTGTAGGAGCCGCGATGGGGGACGAAGGGGCCGGTGGAGCTGATGCTCTGGTAGTTGTAGGTGAGGTCGCCGGGGGTGTGGCCGTCGATCTGCTGGGGGTAGCCGCGGAGGGCGAGGTCGGCGTGGGCGAGGGGGAGCTCGGTCTGGCGGAGGTTGTCCGGCTGGGCTTCGTTGCTGGGCTGGGCTTCGTTATCGACGAGTGCCTGATCCCAGTAGATCTGGAGGTTGGTGGTGATGCGGATGCGGGTGGTGCCGGGGGGGAGCTTGCCGGTGAGGTCGACGACGACGGTGCGGGGGAGGCCGGCGGGGAAGCCCATGTCGTCGACGATGCGTTGCCAGGTGCCGGTTTTGTCTCCCGATCCGTTGGGAAGCTGGGCTTCGATGTAAGGGGGGATGGGGGTAAGGCCGGCCTGCCAGGCGGAGTACATGGAGCTGGCGGAGAAGTATTCGATGAAGCCGTGGAGGAGGAGCAGGGGGCGGTTAGGGGACCAGGGGCCGAGGTCGAGGGTGAGGGTGTGGGGATTGGCGAAGCCGGCGTAGGGGAGGTTGGTGAAGTCGCGGAGGTAGGTGGGGGCGGGGGCGGCTTGGGGAGGAGATGTGCGGGTTTGGGAGGAATGCGGGGATCCTTCGCTCCGCTCAGGATGACGACTTGTGAGGGGTGGCGGGGGGTCCGAAATGGGTGACTGAGCATTTGAGATAGTGGGCTGGGGGTTTGAGGCTGACAGGGGTTGGTGGCTTAGGAGGGGGAGGACGTTGTTGCCGTGGTCGTCCCAGGCTCCGGCCAGGGGATGGGCGGAGGAGGTGACGATGGTTTTGGTTTGGGCGAAGGGCGGGGCGCTGAGGAAGCCCTCGTTGGGGTAGACGGAGGTGGCGGCGGGGTGGTCGATGGCGACGAGGCGGACCTGGTCGACGAAGTTGACCTCTTCCATGGGCTCGCCGAAGCGGAGGCTGTAGGTGCCGTTGCGGGCGTGGAGTTGGGAGCCCGGGACTTTGATCCACTCGTCGGGGTCGGGGATGTTGTGCTGGGTGGGGGAGACCCAGTGGCCAACGACGGCGGCTCCGATGACGTCGGAGATGAAGGTGTACTGGGTACCGTTCCAGGCGAAGAGGGTGGGGCAGGAGCTGCCGCGGCGGTCGAGTTCGGTGATGGATTGGGGCTTGGGTTGGGTTCCGGTGTGGGAGACGGTTTGGGGTTTGTAGGCGGCTAGGTCGATCTCGTCCTGGGGGACGCCGGTGGGCCAGAGGAGGCGGACCAGGTCGGCGCGGTCGGCGGTGCCGAGGCCGGCGAGGATTCCGGAGGGGGTGGTGATCTCCCACTTCTGCCAGAGGCCGTTGGCGAAGACCTCGACCTTGGTGCCGAGGGCGGACTTGTTGTCGGCGAGGCCGGTGAGGGCGATGTGGAGGGAGTGATTGCGGCTGCCGCCTGTGTTGGCGAGCAGGAGAGCGGAGCCGTCGGACTGGGTGAGGAGGAGGTCAGCGGCTCCGGTGTGGCGGAGGTCGGCGGCGAGGAGGGATTTGGGCGAGGTGAGGGGAAGGTGGTCGAGCTGGAGTTGGGCGGTGACGTCGGTGAAGCCGGCGGGGCCGAGGTTGCGAAGGATGCGGAGCTGGGCGCCGGTGGAGGTTTGGACGAGGAGGGCGAGGTCGATCCAGCCGTCGTTGTCGAAGTCGATGGGGATGGCGGCGGTGGCGGAGAGGGCGTCGGAGAGGGGGAGGGGGACGCGCTCGAAGGAGTGGCCGTCCAGATTGTGCCAGAGGGTGACGCCGGGTGCTCCGGTGTGGGTGAGCAGGACGTCCATCCAGCCATCTTTGTCGAAGTCGAGGGTGGTGACGGAGGTGGTGGGAGGGAGGCTCGCGGCGAAGAGGGGGGAGGCGGCGAAGGGGCCGTCGCGGCGGTTGCCGAAGAAGGTGGGGGCGGGGGAGGGGCCGGTGACGAGGAGGTCGACGGCGCGGTCGTTGTTGAGGTCGGAGAGGATGGCGGAGGTGGTGCTTCCGCCGAGGCCGCTGTTGCCGCCAGTGCTGGCGTTGCCGCTGGTGCCGCCGTTACCACCCAGGCCGGATTCGTGGGTCCAGTCAGTGAAGGTCTGGTTGCCGTTGTTGCGCCAGAGGAGGTTGGGGGTGGAGGTGGTGGGGGAGCCGGTGACGAAGAGGTCGAGGTCGCCGTCGTGGTCGAAGTCGACGAAGGTGAGGCTGGTGGGATGGTTTTTGGGGGTGATGCCGGAGGCGGCGGTGACGTCTTCGAACTTATTGCCGCCGAGGTTGCGGAGGAGGTGGATCTGGTCTTCGCCGGAGGGGGTGGTGAGGGCGAGGGCGAGGTCGGGGAGGCCGTCGTTGTCGTAGTCGCCTATGGCGCAGGCTAGGCCGGTGCCGGGGAGGTGGATGTTGGTTTCGGCGGGGGGAATGGCTTCGAAGGTGGCGTTGGAGTTGGATTGGCGGAAGAGGCGTATGGCCTGATCGCCGGCGCCCATTAGGACTAGGGTGGTGGCGTCGGCGGCGGAGGGCAGGAGGCAGGCGGCGCCGGAGGTGGGAGCGGGGAGTGCGGGAGTGCGCCAGGATTCGCGGAAGGTGACGGGGATCATGGCGGCGATGGTGGTGACGGGGAGCGAGGCGACTTCGACGCGGCCGTAGCCGCCCTCTTCGCCGTAGGTGTGGGTAAGGGGGGTGGAGAGCTTCTCGGTGGTGATGCGCTGGAATTGGACGAGGTACTGGTGGGCTTCGGCGGGGTGGCCCTGGCGCTGGAGGCTGTGGGCGAGGCCGAAGAGGGCGGAGGCGTGGATGGGGTTGAGGGCGAGGGCTTTGCGGTACTCGGCCAAGGCAGCGTCGAGGTCGCCGAGTTCAAGGTGCATGGAGGCGGCGAGGTAGTGGGTGTCGGCGTCGGTGGGGTCGAGGGCGAGGACTTTGTTGAAGGCGTCGAGGGACTGCTGGGGCTGGTTCTGGTTGCGATAGAGAAGGCCTAGGGCGTACCAGGCGTGCGGGTCGCTGGGGGCTTTGGCGGCGGCGAGGGTGAGGGCCTGCTCGGCCTGGGGGAGCTGCTGGAGGTAGAGGAGGGCGATGCCCTGGTTGAGTTTGGCGAGGGCGAGGGTGGGGTCGGTGGTGTAGGCCTGGGCGAAGGTGTCGACGGCGCGCTGGGCGAACTGTTGGTTCATGAGGGCGGTGCCGAGGTTGTTGAGGCGGGCGGCTTCGCGGGCGGATTTGGTTTGGGGCTGGGCTTGATTTTGGGGCTGGGCTTGCGATGGGATCAGGGGGAGGAGGGCAGCGGCGAGGAGGAGAGTGCGGAGTTTCATGCGTGGATACCGGAGTGTACTGGGTCTGCGGGTAAGGAGGCGAGGGCAGTCTGGAGGGTGTCGCAGACTTCGGCGATCTGGGCTTCGGTGATGCGGTTGAAGAAGGGCAGGGCGAGGGTGCGGGCGGCTTCGGATTCGGTGATGGGGAGCGGGCTGTGCGGGTGGCCGGCGTAGGCGGGTTGGAGGTGGATGGGGGCGAAGTAGCGTCCGCAGCCGATGCCGGATTGCTGGAGGTGCTGGACGATGTGGTCGCGGTCGGCGGAGGTGAAGTGTGGGGCGAGGCGGACGACGTAGACGAACCAGCTGATGCGGAGGTTGGGGACGTCGATGGCGGGGAGGACGAGGTTTGGGTTCGGGGCGAGATGGTGGTGGTAGAGGCGGGCGATGTGCTCGCGGCGAGCGAGGATCTCGGGGAGGCGTGCGAGCTGGGTGATGCCGAGGGTGCAGGCGATGTCGGAGAGGCGGTAGTTGTAGCCGAGCTCCTCGTGCTGGAACCAGTTGGCGGAGGTGCTGGAGGCTTCGGGGCGGCCTTGATTGCGGAGGCTGCGTATGCGGGCGGCGAGCTCGGGGCGAGGGGTGAGGACGATGCCGCCTTCGCCGGTGGTGATCTGCTTGTTGGGGTAGAAGGCGAAGACGGCGAGGTCGCCGAAGCTGCCGGCTGGCTGATTGTGGTACTGGGCGCCGATGGCCTCGCAGGCGTCTTCGATGAGGAAGAGGTGGTGGCGGCGG
The nucleotide sequence above comes from Tunturibacter empetritectus. Encoded proteins:
- a CDS encoding KdsC family phosphatase gives rise to the protein MSDTALAYLASPDVLARARKIKLFLMDVDGTLTDGGVCLISTTSADGSADAVVSEMKVFNAQDGQGLSLAHTMGIQTGFITGRSSPAVARRAKELKVTFVYLGQAKKTEAFEECMRKAGVTEEEVAYMGDDLPDIPLAQRAGLAVCVADGAPELRAICHFTTRRLAGRGTAREVVELILKAQGRWDEAVPQALA
- a CDS encoding family 1 encapsulin nanocompartment shell protein, coding for MLLGANAYTELAKTRDYGHPVLEHVKRLVDGNIIWAPAIEGAFVLTTRGGDFELNIGQDVSIGYLSHTDAVVRLYLQETFTFRLLTSEASVVLAPSVKS
- a CDS encoding GMC oxidoreductase, producing MTDTTFDVLIIGSGHAGGMAAKILTEKGIRCLMLNAGPVADVARDAQRKPAYDLPYRGFKPPGRLEHVFQANEFNANVWVDEEEVPYTFDPANPYNWVRVRLFGGRSLFWSRQSFRLSDYEFKGKSHDGFGEDWPINLADLAPYYSRVEDIFQVAGAQDGPPQMPNGNFVPVDDGWSESMQRFIKASQAYNMPVCKQRRAQGRDGLASSVNLLLPDAEQTGKLTSIANAVVRQITVDKNTGLANGCNFIDRLSRREMHVKARVVVLAAGTLESTRLLLNSNLANSSGVMGHYLMDQIYGPGVTCSVPEARNGKATAQLMGGSAIVPRFRNITTKYDKFLRGYALNITSRMGGVDPRNFAAYGAELQQKLHDYNGSAFYITVMGEVLGRYENHVRIDKEKVDAWGIPVLRIETRYTDNEFDMAKDAVEVGCSVADAAGFEVLSKNTVPNPPGYSIHEVGTCRMGDDPKKSVLNKWCQSHDHKNLFVVDGASFVSAGWQNPTMTILALSMRASEYLAGEMNARNL
- a CDS encoding gluconate 2-dehydrogenase subunit 3 family protein; protein product: MLRREFVRAVISVGFLPKALLAQQKANPEPPPPAPVAWTLGLNPKTPLPVTEAPDGIAEMEAKFFTPVQLATFTRLCDLLLPPLGSKPGAIQAGTPMFLDFLIGKSPEARRKVYSGGLDWLNAQAKSEYKQPFAQLNTTQADALIKPWLRTWMTDHPPTELHADFINIAHEDIRTATMNSKVWDDAGAAAGQDWVTGGLYWSPIEPDMAGLGATSTHLPPHVMAVPKAAHSMPSYPR
- a CDS encoding amidase; this translates as MSDLLTQPAVDLLALLATRKISALELAEEHIIRIEQLNPQLNALIDFDPDRIRKQARSLDNATGDRGPLHGLPLTIKASISVAGHRCETGSLLHQGHVPAHDAEAVKRLRAAGAIILGTTNCPEFLMAYETDNRLYGRTNNPWDLTRTAGGSSGGEAAAIAAGLSAGGLGSDGGGSVRTPAHFTGICALKPTPGRIPAAGHLPPCAGPFSLLGTIGPMARTIADVSLLFRVVSGALDTDPIAAPVPYRPVSLDDVKRIPIGYFEDDGIAPVTPETRQAVLTAAESLRRQGFRVEPFRPKALEAARQLWYTLFVRCGAMLLEPHKPDQHSLLSPTFLDFLDIAHTLPPPTANELLQTWAAIDPIRSLLLEEMRAFPILLSPVCSIPAFRHGERQWTLEHAGASAHAGAPAQLAYLDAMRYTQWSNLLGSPSAVVPIARSPENLPIAIQLTARAYADEAVLAAAATLDRVRLHRITPSSQR
- a CDS encoding FG-GAP-like repeat-containing protein, whose translation is MKLRTLLLAAALLPLIPSQAQPQNQAQPQTKSAREAARLNNLGTALMNQQFAQRAVDTFAQAYTTDPTLALAKLNQGIALLYLQQLPQAEQALTLAAAKAPSDPHAWYALGLLYRNQNQPQQSLDAFNKVLALDPTDADTHYLAASMHLELGDLDAALAEYRKALALNPIHASALFGLAHSLQRQGHPAEAHQYLVQFQRITTEKLSTPLTHTYGEEGGYGRVEVASLPVTTIAAMIPVTFRESWRTPALPAPTSGAACLLPSAADATTLVLMGAGDQAIRLFRQSNSNATFEAIPPAETNIHLPGTGLACAIGDYDNDGLPDLALALTTPSGEDQIHLLRNLGGNKFEDVTAASGITPKNHPTSLTFVDFDHDGDLDLFVTGSPTTSTPNLLWRNNGNQTFTDWTHESGLGGNGGTSGNASTGGNSGLGGSTTSAILSDLNNDRAVDLLVTGPSPAPTFFGNRRDGPFAASPLFAASLPPTTSVTTLDFDKDGWMDVLLTHTGAPGVTLWHNLDGHSFERVPLPLSDALSATAAIPIDFDNDGWIDLALLVQTSTGAQLRILRNLGPAGFTDVTAQLQLDHLPLTSPKSLLAADLRHTGAADLLLTQSDGSALLLANTGGSRNHSLHIALTGLADNKSALGTKVEVFANGLWQKWEITTPSGILAGLGTADRADLVRLLWPTGVPQDEIDLAAYKPQTVSHTGTQPKPQSITELDRRGSSCPTLFAWNGTQYTFISDVIGAAVVGHWVSPTQHNIPDPDEWIKVPGSQLHARNGTYSLRFGEPMEEVNFVDQVRLVAIDHPAATSVYPNEGFLSAPPFAQTKTIVTSSAHPLAGAWDDHGNNVLPLLSHQPLSASNPQPTISNAQSPISDPPPPLTSRHPERSEGSPHSSQTRTSPPQAAPAPTYLRDFTNLPYAGFANPHTLTLDLGPWSPNRPLLLLHGFIEYFSASSMYSAWQAGLTPIPPYIEAQLPNGSGDKTGTWQRIVDDMGFPAGLPRTVVVDLTGKLPPGTTRIRITTNLQIYWDQALVDNEAQPSNEAQPDNLRQTELPLAHADLALRGYPQQIDGHTPGDLTYNYQSISSTGPFVPHRGSYTRYGDVTPLLHAIDDQFVIFGTGEDMDLEFSAAPLPPLPTGWTRDFFFYANGFVKDMDFYEATPFAVGSLPFHGMSAYPYPATEHYPDDPAHTAYTAYQLNYNTRYESGSPTRPYQFHYQPQASTPPETNPQ
- a CDS encoding DegT/DnrJ/EryC1/StrS family aminotransferase, whose product is MKIPLSAPDITEPEIAAVAAVLRSPHLSLGPKLAEFESAISHYTGVPHAIAVSSGTAGLHLALLALGITKGDEVLVPSFTFIAAANAIRYVGATPVFVDIDPESLNLSPAAVEQAITPRTRALLAVHTFGRPADMHALLALARRHHLFLIEDACEAIGAQYHNQPAGSFGDLAVFAFYPNKQITTGEGGIVLTPRPELAARIRSLRNQGRPEASSTSANWFQHEELGYNYRLSDIACTLGITQLARLPEILARREHIARLYHHHLAPNPNLVLPAIDVPNLRISWFVYVVRLAPHFTSADRDHIVQHLQQSGIGCGRYFAPIHLQPAYAGHPHSPLPITESEAARTLALPFFNRITEAQIAEVCDTLQTALASLPADPVHSGIHA